In a genomic window of Methylovirgula sp. 4M-Z18:
- a CDS encoding DeoR/GlpR family DNA-binding transcription regulator — translation MSDPERQRAIIEYLHDRPFASVRELQGHLSVSAATVRRDIDDIDRLGVARKVYGGISALRVPLQSVALALPYEKNRDLAIDAKSRIADMAATMVQDGDAIIINGGSTCFHLGVKLADRSFRLFTNSMPLAAYMSEHGRCSLTIAGGDLHREPRVLYSPQQSPFFASKFFIGAQGIGPDGILESHPLLVRSLQEMSQYADQIIVLADSRKFSIHARHVALPLSRIGTIITDSGLTDAAARMLENEGIRVRIAEALSD, via the coding sequence TTGAGCGATCCGGAACGACAACGGGCAATTATCGAATATCTGCACGACCGCCCCTTCGCGTCCGTCCGCGAATTGCAGGGGCATCTCAGCGTTTCGGCTGCGACCGTGCGGCGCGACATCGACGATATCGACCGGCTCGGCGTCGCCCGCAAAGTCTATGGCGGTATTTCGGCGCTGCGGGTTCCGTTGCAGTCGGTTGCTCTGGCGCTGCCCTATGAGAAAAATCGCGACCTCGCCATCGATGCGAAGAGCCGGATCGCCGATATGGCCGCGACCATGGTGCAGGATGGCGACGCCATCATCATCAATGGCGGATCGACCTGCTTCCATCTCGGCGTCAAGTTGGCGGACCGGAGCTTTCGTCTGTTCACCAATTCCATGCCGTTGGCCGCCTATATGAGCGAGCATGGCCGCTGCAGCCTCACGATTGCTGGGGGAGACCTGCATCGCGAGCCGCGCGTCCTCTATTCGCCGCAGCAGTCGCCGTTCTTTGCGTCGAAGTTTTTCATCGGCGCGCAAGGCATCGGTCCCGACGGCATACTCGAGTCGCATCCGCTTCTCGTGCGCTCGCTCCAGGAAATGAGCCAATATGCCGACCAGATCATTGTCCTGGCGGATAGCCGCAAGTTTTCGATTCACGCGCGGCATGTCGCCTTGCCGCTGTCGCGGATCGGGACGATTATCACCGATAGCGGCTTGACCGACGCGGCTGCGCGCATGCTGGAGAATGAGGGGATCAGGGTGCGCATCGCTGAGGCATTGTCCGATTGA
- a CDS encoding sugar ABC transporter ATP-binding protein, with product MSAVVRLTDISKSFSGITVLRDINFDVRPGEVHALLGENGAGKSTLIKVIAGVHRPNSGTLEVAGEEVVFHSPRQARRHGVATVYQELLLFPELTVAENIFLGNAPRQGWGGLDWNTMRQRARQLLDSLDSHDLDIDAKVGTLSVANRQRVEIAKALSQEAKVLIMDEPTAALVEADVRRLISVVKKLRERGVAIIYVSHRMPEIFELADRVTVLRDGSYIGTRDISEVTEASLVSMMVGRSIEQMFPKIDAPHGDVALELRDVSYGKKVQNISLTLRSGEILGLAGLIGSGRTELALTIFGITPATTGEILVDGRKVAIDGPRTARDLGIAYVPEDRGSQGLVRPMTIRENVSMAVLDQMSNGFAIRFGDEFRRSVEAIKRLGIRARGPEQIVGQLSGGNQQKVVLAKWLEANPRILILDEPTRGIDVGAKAEIYALMGRLAQQGVAILMISSELPEVLGMSDRVLVINSGRIVAAFDRAQATPDAVGAAMTGSQPLKGAA from the coding sequence ATGAGCGCTGTCGTCCGCCTCACGGACATTTCCAAATCCTTTTCCGGCATAACGGTGCTGCGCGATATCAATTTCGACGTGCGGCCGGGCGAAGTCCACGCGCTGCTCGGGGAGAATGGCGCCGGCAAATCCACATTGATCAAGGTGATAGCCGGTGTGCATAGGCCCAACAGCGGCACGCTCGAAGTGGCGGGCGAGGAAGTCGTGTTCCATTCCCCGCGCCAGGCCCGCCGTCACGGCGTCGCAACGGTCTACCAGGAATTGCTGCTCTTCCCCGAATTGACCGTGGCCGAGAACATCTTCCTCGGCAATGCCCCGCGCCAGGGCTGGGGCGGGCTCGACTGGAACACGATGCGCCAGCGGGCGCGCCAATTGCTCGACTCCCTCGACAGTCATGATCTCGATATCGATGCCAAGGTCGGCACGCTCTCGGTCGCCAACCGCCAGCGCGTCGAGATCGCCAAGGCCCTGTCCCAGGAGGCCAAGGTGCTGATCATGGACGAGCCGACGGCGGCGCTCGTCGAGGCCGACGTCCGCCGGCTGATAAGCGTGGTCAAGAAGCTGCGCGAGCGCGGCGTCGCGATCATCTACGTGTCGCATCGCATGCCCGAGATTTTCGAACTGGCGGATCGCGTCACGGTGCTGCGCGACGGCAGCTATATCGGCACGCGCGACATCAGCGAAGTCACCGAGGCGTCGCTGGTCTCGATGATGGTCGGCCGGTCCATCGAGCAGATGTTTCCGAAGATCGATGCACCGCACGGTGATGTGGCGCTGGAACTGCGCGACGTGTCCTACGGCAAGAAGGTGCAGAACATCTCGCTCACCCTGCGGTCCGGCGAGATCCTCGGGCTTGCCGGCCTGATCGGCTCGGGCCGGACGGAACTCGCGCTGACCATCTTCGGGATCACGCCCGCGACCACCGGCGAGATCCTGGTCGATGGCCGTAAGGTTGCGATCGATGGGCCGCGCACGGCGCGCGATCTTGGCATCGCCTATGTGCCGGAGGATCGCGGCTCTCAAGGTTTGGTGCGGCCGATGACCATCCGGGAGAATGTCTCGATGGCGGTGCTCGACCAGATGTCGAACGGCTTTGCCATCCGCTTTGGCGACGAGTTCCGCCGCTCTGTCGAAGCGATCAAGCGCTTAGGGATCCGCGCGCGCGGCCCGGAGCAAATCGTCGGCCAATTGTCTGGCGGCAACCAGCAGAAGGTGGTGCTCGCCAAGTGGCTGGAGGCCAATCCGCGCATCCTCATCCTGGACGAGCCGACACGTGGCATCGACGTCGGCGCCAAGGCCGAAATTTATGCGCTGATGGGGCGGCTGGCGCAGCAAGGCGTCGCCATCCTGATGATTTCGAGCGAGCTGCCAGAGGTGCTCGGCATGAGCGACCGCGTTCTCGTCATCAATTCCGGGCGCATCGTCGCCGCGTTCGACCGCGCGCAGGCGACGCCCGATGCGGTTGGCGCTGCGATGACGGGATCGCAGCCGCTGAAGGGAGCCGCCTGA
- a CDS encoding ABC transporter permease has protein sequence MTDSASLRSSALRSPLSRLAGGLGQELVVLGALILLFVLVGLYNPRFLSPSNLNAIFAGNAYIAVAAIGMAMVIISGHIDVSVGSLIGVLATIAGTLATKGYPVWIAWSVPVLVGILINSFTGLLVAYANIPSIVVTLGMLSILKGALILATNGNWITNLPADFLLAQHYWFGLRSPIVIMVGLTILVAFWMRYFAFGRSIYAVGGNAEAARAAGIAAKPVTVIVFAIHGFFAGLAALLFATQLQVIQSTVPPGLELTVITAAVIGGVSILGGTGTVLGSTIAAMLFATITSALTFMPYSNVLVFWKQAIVGILILITVLADMIRRHRMI, from the coding sequence ATGACGGACAGCGCGTCTCTTCGCAGCAGCGCGTTGCGCAGCCCGCTCTCGCGTCTCGCCGGCGGACTTGGCCAGGAACTCGTGGTGCTCGGCGCCTTGATCCTGCTCTTCGTCTTGGTTGGTCTTTATAATCCGCGCTTTCTCTCCCCCAGCAACCTCAACGCGATCTTCGCCGGCAACGCCTATATTGCCGTTGCCGCCATCGGCATGGCGATGGTGATCATCTCTGGCCATATCGACGTGTCCGTCGGCTCGCTGATCGGCGTGCTCGCCACCATCGCCGGCACGCTGGCGACGAAAGGCTATCCGGTTTGGATCGCGTGGTCGGTGCCCGTACTCGTGGGCATTCTTATCAACAGCTTCACCGGCCTGCTTGTCGCCTATGCCAATATTCCCTCGATCGTCGTCACGCTCGGCATGCTCTCGATCCTCAAGGGCGCTCTCATTCTTGCCACCAACGGCAATTGGATCACGAACTTGCCGGCGGATTTCCTCCTCGCGCAGCACTACTGGTTCGGCCTGCGCTCGCCGATCGTGATCATGGTGGGGCTCACGATTCTGGTGGCCTTCTGGATGCGCTATTTCGCCTTCGGCCGCTCGATCTATGCCGTCGGCGGCAATGCGGAAGCGGCGCGTGCCGCCGGCATCGCGGCCAAGCCCGTCACCGTCATCGTCTTCGCCATCCACGGCTTCTTCGCCGGCCTCGCCGCGCTGCTTTTTGCCACACAACTGCAAGTGATCCAGTCGACGGTGCCGCCGGGCCTCGAACTTACCGTGATCACCGCGGCGGTGATCGGCGGCGTCTCGATCCTGGGCGGCACCGGCACGGTGCTTGGCTCGACCATCGCGGCCATGTTGTTCGCGACCATCACCTCGGCGCTGACCTTCATGCCCTATTCGAACGTGCTCGTGTTTTGGAAACAGGCCATCGTCGGCATTCTCATCCTCATTACCGTGCTGGCGGATATGATCCGCCGCCACCGTATGATTTGA
- a CDS encoding ABC transporter permease, producing the protein MNWRALLLRHETVLALLLAAGLAFLSSASDRFLTLDNILNQARLMTEVGLIALAMTFVIVTGGIDLSVGSIVGVVAILLGVLWQNVGLPLPLAIVLALAIGTLCGLVNGLIITRFKVPPLIATLATLALYRGLAEGISQARSVRGYPDWFLVFGQGQMMGIPVQVWLLIAAAILAACILGLSVFGRSTYAIGSNEIAARFSGIAVDRTKILIYSASGLCAALAAVIFVSRVTTTRSDMGSGWELDAITAVVLGGTSIFGGRGTIMGTALGLALMQALKNGLLLKGYKGDSTIILIGAALILTVLLSNLVPMLSGLAARRQQA; encoded by the coding sequence ATGAACTGGCGCGCCTTGCTCCTTCGCCACGAAACGGTTCTCGCTTTGCTGCTCGCGGCGGGACTCGCCTTCTTGTCCTCGGCCTCGGACAGATTCCTCACGCTCGACAACATTCTCAACCAGGCCCGGCTGATGACGGAAGTCGGTCTGATCGCGCTGGCCATGACCTTCGTGATCGTCACCGGCGGTATCGATCTTTCCGTTGGCTCTATCGTCGGCGTCGTCGCTATTCTGCTCGGGGTGCTTTGGCAGAATGTCGGCCTGCCGCTGCCGCTCGCCATCGTGCTGGCGCTTGCCATCGGTACGCTTTGCGGCCTCGTGAATGGCCTCATCATCACCCGATTCAAAGTGCCACCGTTGATCGCGACGCTGGCGACATTGGCGCTTTATCGCGGCCTTGCCGAAGGCATCAGCCAGGCGCGCTCCGTGCGCGGCTATCCCGATTGGTTCCTGGTGTTCGGCCAGGGCCAGATGATGGGCATTCCCGTGCAGGTCTGGCTGTTGATCGCGGCTGCTATTCTAGCGGCTTGTATCCTGGGCTTGAGCGTTTTCGGCCGGTCCACGTATGCAATTGGTTCGAACGAGATTGCCGCGCGCTTTTCCGGCATCGCCGTCGATCGCACCAAAATCCTGATCTATAGCGCCTCGGGCCTGTGCGCCGCGCTGGCGGCGGTGATCTTCGTGTCTCGGGTGACGACGACGCGCTCGGATATGGGATCGGGCTGGGAACTCGATGCGATCACGGCCGTGGTGCTCGGCGGTACGAGCATTTTCGGCGGCCGCGGCACGATCATGGGGACGGCGCTCGGTCTCGCCCTGATGCAGGCGCTGAAGAACGGCTTGCTGCTGAAAGGGTACAAGGGGGACAGCACCATCATCCTGATCGGCGCGGCCCTGATCCTGACTGTGCTCTTGAGCAATCTGGTTCCTATGCTGAGCGGTCTAGCTGCGCGCAGACAGCAGGCGTGA
- a CDS encoding autoinducer 2 ABC transporter substrate-binding protein produces the protein MIRISLALALSMSVVGLAHAASTWTGGDDLPTNPLACDATPATAAAQPYNGGTVTGAPDRKGKPIKVVDVPKLIGIGYFNATSKGIADAAKELGNVDAKTDGPTKANIDEQITFIDNYITSGVDGILFAANDPVAIAPVLKKALSKGINVVGYDANSTPDARQWFVNQAEFNGIAKALVDNMAKETGEDAGVAIVTSTFTTPNQARWISEMAAYAAKCHPKLKLLETVEAQEDNALSFSQATTLINKYGSDLKGIFGMTSVATPASAEAVTQAGQCGKVAVVGLATPNAMKPYVAKDCVKSVVLWNPVDLGYAAMYVLRATADGTLKPGDTKVKAGKLGELNVINGSEILLGAPFVFTKDNIGKFDF, from the coding sequence ATGATCCGTATATCCCTGGCGCTCGCGTTAAGTATGTCCGTGGTGGGCCTGGCGCATGCCGCTTCGACTTGGACGGGCGGCGACGATCTGCCGACCAATCCGCTGGCCTGCGATGCGACGCCGGCCACCGCTGCGGCCCAGCCCTATAACGGCGGCACCGTCACCGGTGCGCCCGATCGCAAGGGCAAGCCGATCAAAGTGGTCGATGTGCCCAAACTCATTGGTATCGGTTATTTCAACGCCACCTCCAAGGGCATCGCCGACGCAGCCAAGGAACTCGGCAATGTCGATGCCAAGACCGACGGGCCGACCAAGGCCAATATCGACGAGCAGATCACTTTCATCGACAATTACATCACCTCCGGCGTCGACGGCATTCTCTTTGCCGCCAACGACCCGGTCGCGATTGCGCCGGTGCTGAAGAAGGCTCTGTCGAAGGGAATCAACGTGGTCGGCTATGATGCGAATTCGACGCCGGATGCGCGGCAATGGTTCGTCAACCAGGCCGAGTTCAATGGCATCGCCAAGGCTCTCGTCGACAATATGGCGAAGGAAACGGGCGAGGATGCGGGCGTCGCGATCGTCACCTCGACCTTCACCACGCCGAACCAAGCCCGCTGGATCTCGGAAATGGCCGCTTACGCCGCCAAGTGCCACCCCAAGCTGAAATTGCTGGAGACGGTAGAAGCGCAGGAGGACAATGCGCTCTCCTTCTCGCAGGCGACCACGTTGATCAACAAATACGGGTCGGATCTCAAGGGCATCTTCGGCATGACCAGCGTTGCGACGCCCGCGTCCGCCGAGGCGGTGACGCAGGCCGGACAATGCGGCAAAGTGGCCGTGGTCGGGCTCGCTACGCCCAATGCCATGAAGCCCTATGTCGCCAAGGATTGCGTGAAGTCGGTTGTGCTGTGGAATCCGGTCGATCTCGGCTATGCCGCCATGTATGTTCTGCGCGCCACGGCCGACGGCACGTTGAAGCCCGGCGATACCAAAGTCAAAGCCGGCAAGCTCGGCGAACTCAATGTCATCAATGGCTCAGAAATTCTGCTTGGCGCGCCCTTCGTCTTCACGAAGGACAATATCGGCAAGTTCGACTTCTAA
- a CDS encoding sugar phosphate isomerase/epimerase family protein, with product MNKFGVHAFVWTKDWTKESCVRAITNTAEIGYDLIELSTLDPKSIDVDFTRRQLESAGIGCTASLGLEADEDISSNDREKERRGQAKLEQALAMARDLGATHVCGILESAFQKYTVPPTAEGVKRSVEILHGAAEIAAKSNITIGLEVVNRYESNVLNTASQAVEMCKRIGAPNVKVHLDVYHMNIEESDIQQAIIETGDYLGYFHTGDSHRGYMGSGSIDLAGVFRAVVKAGYQGPITFESFSSRVVGQPLEGILGIWRNLWEDSRDLAEHALMYTRAQLKAAQEAHKQAERSRLPWPK from the coding sequence ATGAACAAGTTTGGCGTGCATGCATTTGTCTGGACGAAGGACTGGACCAAGGAAAGCTGCGTCCGAGCCATTACGAATACGGCCGAAATCGGATATGACCTCATCGAGCTTTCGACTCTCGACCCCAAATCGATCGATGTCGATTTCACGCGCCGCCAGTTGGAGAGCGCCGGCATCGGCTGCACCGCATCGCTGGGACTGGAGGCCGACGAGGACATTTCGAGCAACGATCGCGAAAAGGAACGGCGCGGCCAGGCGAAACTCGAACAGGCCCTTGCCATGGCGCGCGACCTCGGCGCGACCCATGTCTGCGGCATCCTCGAATCGGCCTTTCAAAAATACACGGTGCCGCCCACGGCGGAGGGCGTGAAACGATCGGTCGAGATCCTGCACGGCGCTGCGGAGATTGCAGCCAAGAGCAACATCACGATCGGGCTCGAAGTGGTCAACCGCTACGAGTCGAACGTGCTCAACACTGCGTCGCAAGCGGTCGAGATGTGCAAGCGGATCGGCGCTCCCAACGTGAAGGTGCATCTCGATGTCTATCACATGAACATCGAAGAATCCGACATCCAGCAGGCGATCATCGAAACGGGAGATTATCTCGGCTATTTCCACACCGGCGATTCGCACCGCGGCTATATGGGATCGGGCTCCATCGATCTTGCCGGCGTGTTCCGTGCGGTGGTGAAGGCAGGCTATCAGGGGCCGATCACGTTCGAATCCTTTTCCTCGCGCGTCGTCGGACAGCCGCTGGAAGGCATTTTGGGAATTTGGCGGAATCTATGGGAAGATAGCCGCGATCTTGCCGAGCACGCGCTGATGTACACGCGAGCGCAGCTCAAGGCGGCACAAGAAGCGCACAAGCAGGCCGAACGCAGCCGGTTGCCCTGGCCAAAGTAG
- a CDS encoding ABC transporter permease — translation MTTRTFSTSDRIGLSKLIDREVVTLLALLALVCAVFGATADNFLSPTTFASIAFQLPELGLLTLAMVMPIISGGFNLAITFTANLSGLAMAAILHQYGGTDAGAMTILLAMLAALATGALVGWLMGTIIATTGAHPILVSLSMMIFVRGLGEFLTRGGDISGTPDAVQAIGQGMLFGIPTPLIIFAGAVLVWHVVMSRTRLGFATRMVGSNLEATRYSGVPTRRTLTLIYTMSGVMCGLAGIVMLARFNSVRVGHGEAYMLITVLACFLGGIDPFGGFGRVLPVAIALVILQVIASGLNLLGANQHLATALWGAFLLLIMLVRALWAQGYLQSILRRR, via the coding sequence ATGACGACGAGAACCTTTAGCACCAGCGATCGGATCGGGTTGAGCAAGCTGATCGATCGGGAAGTCGTGACGCTGCTCGCCCTGCTCGCGCTGGTTTGCGCGGTCTTCGGCGCGACGGCCGACAATTTCCTGAGCCCGACGACATTCGCGTCGATCGCGTTCCAATTGCCGGAGCTCGGGCTGTTGACGCTGGCCATGGTGATGCCGATCATTTCTGGCGGCTTCAATCTGGCGATCACCTTCACGGCCAATCTGTCGGGTCTCGCCATGGCGGCGATCCTGCACCAATACGGCGGCACGGATGCGGGCGCGATGACGATCCTGCTCGCCATGCTCGCCGCCCTCGCCACCGGCGCGCTGGTCGGCTGGCTCATGGGCACGATCATCGCGACCACCGGCGCGCATCCCATCCTCGTATCGCTCTCCATGATGATCTTCGTGCGTGGCCTAGGCGAATTCTTGACCCGCGGGGGCGACATTTCCGGGACGCCCGACGCGGTGCAGGCGATCGGCCAGGGCATGCTCTTCGGGATTCCCACGCCGCTTATCATTTTCGCAGGCGCGGTTCTCGTCTGGCATGTGGTGATGTCGCGCACGCGCCTTGGGTTTGCCACGCGCATGGTCGGATCGAACCTCGAGGCGACACGCTATTCCGGCGTGCCGACCCGACGCACGCTGACCCTCATCTATACGATGTCGGGTGTCATGTGCGGTCTTGCCGGAATCGTCATGCTAGCCCGTTTCAACTCGGTGCGCGTCGGCCACGGCGAAGCCTATATGCTGATCACGGTTCTCGCCTGTTTCCTCGGCGGCATCGATCCGTTCGGCGGATTTGGCCGCGTCCTCCCGGTCGCCATCGCCTTGGTCATTTTGCAGGTGATCGCGTCTGGCCTGAATCTGCTTGGCGCCAATCAGCATCTGGCGACCGCGCTGTGGGGCGCGTTCCTGTTGCTGATCATGCTGGTTCGTGCGTTGTGGGCGCAAGGCTATCTGCAATCGATCTTACGCCGCCGATGA
- a CDS encoding ABC transporter permease, translating to MRNMHVGSTERWLLLVILVLGAGLSVLTSTFFTASNLFDLLNASSVDIIFGVGLLVVLIAGGIDISFAVAASVVQYLTVLALQAAGGGNWALGLLFAATFGTLLGFFNAFWIYQFRIVSIVVTIATYNLFFGFLMFFSGGVSLYDLPDWLTTRVTVVSIATGNGPAEITILVVAMIVCVAATWFLLARSTIGRQLYAMGDNVEGARRLGISIGGMHYLAFGWLGLMAGIAGLMQAHYAQEVVPNALYGRELNVLAAVVLGGARLGGGRGSILGVILGIILVAVTQNGLNLLGISPYAFKMIVGAIILVAITLSSQGVGQLLSAWRRPKQRRVVQ from the coding sequence ATGCGTAACATGCACGTCGGCTCGACGGAACGATGGCTCTTGTTGGTGATCCTGGTCTTGGGCGCGGGACTTAGCGTTCTGACGTCAACATTTTTCACGGCGTCCAACCTCTTCGATCTTCTCAACGCAAGTTCGGTCGACATCATCTTCGGTGTCGGACTGCTCGTCGTTCTCATCGCCGGCGGTATCGACATCTCCTTCGCCGTCGCGGCATCCGTGGTGCAATATCTCACGGTGCTCGCGCTGCAGGCGGCAGGCGGCGGAAATTGGGCGCTCGGCCTTTTGTTCGCCGCCACGTTCGGAACCTTGCTCGGCTTCTTCAACGCCTTCTGGATCTACCAGTTCAGGATCGTATCGATCGTCGTGACAATCGCGACCTACAATCTGTTCTTCGGTTTCCTGATGTTCTTTTCCGGCGGCGTGTCGCTGTACGACCTGCCTGACTGGCTGACCACGCGGGTCACGGTTGTCAGCATCGCAACTGGCAACGGTCCGGCCGAGATCACGATTCTCGTCGTCGCCATGATCGTCTGCGTTGCCGCGACATGGTTCCTGCTGGCGCGCAGCACCATCGGGCGCCAGCTCTATGCGATGGGCGACAATGTGGAGGGCGCTCGGCGGCTCGGCATCAGCATCGGCGGCATGCACTATCTCGCCTTCGGGTGGCTCGGCCTGATGGCCGGTATCGCCGGCCTGATGCAGGCGCATTACGCACAGGAAGTCGTGCCCAATGCGCTCTATGGCCGCGAACTCAACGTGCTGGCCGCAGTAGTCCTTGGCGGCGCACGGCTCGGCGGCGGCCGCGGATCGATCCTGGGCGTGATCCTCGGCATCATCCTCGTGGCCGTCACGCAGAACGGCCTCAACCTTCTCGGCATCTCGCCTTACGCATTCAAGATGATCGTCGGCGCAATCATTCTCGTCGCCATTACTTTGTCGAGCCAGGGCGTGGGGCAGTTGCTCTCGGCATGGCGGCGGCCCAAGCAACGGAGGGTGGTACAATGA
- a CDS encoding sugar ABC transporter ATP-binding protein, translated as MAQGNSAAASAAQTSTSPPLLHVEHVSKRFGGVKALNDVRFDIFPGEVMCLAGENGCGKSTLIKIITGVVQPDAGSTIRFKEHTLEKLSPAIARGLGIQVIWQDLALFPEMTVAENIGFERNLGSKPRLADFRRMHEDAAKILRRLGVSLDLNAFLRDLPIAQRQIVAIARALVTEARLIFMDEPTASLSQAETDALLAIVRRLSSEGISVVLVSHRLAEVLDVCTRVTALRDGTYVGTFPTAGMTQTRLTELMTGKTFDYSVSTRDLSGRPIVLDVDKLSRAGEYEDISFAIHAGEIVGLTGLLGAGRTELALTLFGMTKPSRGDVRLNGRSADFATNRDAIKAGVAYVSEDRLQLGLIQQQSIEDNTAITVLNQLLSPKPLLSFRKRDTLVRKWVKDLGIKIGLPENAISTLSGGNQQKVVLAKWLSTNPRLLILDSPTVGVDVGARAGIFTIVRRLADEGMAILLISDEIPEVYFNADRILHMRDGRIVGEYRPSAVAIDTIEEAVHA; from the coding sequence ATGGCCCAAGGAAATTCCGCAGCGGCGAGCGCCGCTCAGACGTCAACTTCGCCTCCTCTCCTCCATGTCGAACATGTCTCCAAAAGATTTGGCGGCGTCAAAGCGCTCAATGATGTCCGGTTCGATATTTTCCCCGGCGAGGTCATGTGCCTCGCCGGCGAGAACGGATGCGGCAAGAGCACGCTGATCAAGATCATCACTGGCGTGGTGCAACCGGATGCAGGCTCGACCATCCGCTTCAAAGAACACACTCTAGAGAAGCTCAGCCCTGCGATCGCGCGCGGCCTGGGGATCCAGGTGATCTGGCAGGATCTCGCGCTATTTCCCGAGATGACGGTGGCGGAAAACATTGGCTTCGAACGCAATCTCGGCTCCAAACCAAGATTGGCCGATTTTCGCCGCATGCACGAAGATGCCGCAAAGATCCTGCGCCGCCTTGGCGTCTCCCTCGACCTGAACGCCTTCCTGCGCGACCTGCCCATCGCCCAACGGCAGATCGTCGCGATTGCCCGGGCCCTCGTCACCGAGGCGAGGCTGATCTTCATGGACGAACCCACCGCCTCACTCAGCCAAGCGGAAACCGATGCGCTCCTCGCCATCGTGCGGCGGCTGTCGAGCGAAGGAATCTCCGTGGTCCTGGTCAGCCATCGCTTAGCGGAAGTTCTGGACGTGTGCACCCGCGTCACGGCTTTGCGGGACGGCACTTATGTCGGCACGTTCCCGACCGCGGGCATGACGCAGACCCGTCTTACCGAACTCATGACGGGCAAAACATTCGACTATTCGGTCAGCACCCGCGATCTCTCGGGCCGTCCCATCGTTCTCGATGTCGATAAGCTCTCGCGCGCCGGCGAATATGAAGACATCTCCTTTGCCATCCATGCCGGCGAAATCGTCGGCTTGACGGGCCTTCTCGGCGCGGGCCGCACGGAATTGGCGCTGACCCTCTTCGGCATGACCAAGCCGTCGCGCGGCGACGTCCGGCTGAACGGCCGTTCCGCCGACTTTGCGACCAACCGCGATGCGATCAAGGCCGGCGTCGCTTACGTGTCCGAGGACCGGTTGCAGCTGGGCCTCATCCAACAGCAGTCGATCGAAGACAACACGGCGATCACGGTGCTCAATCAGCTCCTCAGCCCAAAGCCCCTGCTCTCATTTCGGAAACGGGATACGCTGGTGCGAAAATGGGTCAAGGATCTGGGCATCAAAATCGGACTGCCGGAAAACGCCATTTCGACCCTGTCGGGCGGCAACCAGCAGAAGGTCGTGCTGGCCAAATGGCTCTCGACCAATCCGCGACTGCTCATTCTCGATTCCCCAACCGTCGGTGTCGATGTCGGCGCGCGTGCCGGAATTTTCACTATCGTGCGCCGGCTTGCCGACGAGGGCATGGCGATACTCCTGATCTCGGACGAAATTCCAGAAGTCTACTTCAATGCCGATCGCATCCTGCACATGCGCGATGGACGGATCGTCGGCGAATATCGGCCCAGCGCGGTCGCCATCGACACCATCGAGGAGGCCGTCCATGCGTAA